GTTTTCCGCCTTTACCAAATGATGTGAAAAAAACAGATGGATTAATCAGTCATACCATCCTGAACGCTTTTTCACTTATCAGGCTACAATGATGATTTGATTCTTGTAAAGAATTAAAAATTTCCTTTTTCATTCAGATGCTCCCGGTGCTGATCGAAGCGATCTATATGCTTGACCAGCTCAGTGATAAGCCGTAGTGTATTTTACAGCAGTCTGTTGTAATTACGGCAATCCAGAACAATAGGGGTCAATTGTGATGAAGAAAGGCTATGTAGATGCAAATGGGTACAAGGCCCATAAAAGCCGGCAGAGACAGGCCATTCTGGCTGCTGCTGAAGAGCTTTTCATTGAGAAGGGCCTGATTGAGACCAGTATAAGTGAGATTGCCAGATCTGCCGGTGTAGACCGGAGCACTGTTTACAGATACTTTGCCAATATGGAAGAGATTGCCTGGGCCATTGAATGTAAAATTCTGAAAAGATTCTTTTCCATCCCCCAGCCCGATTTGTCTGATATGTCCCGCAATGGATATGAGCAGATACAGGAGTATGCAGTAAACTATCTGGATTTTTCCCGTGACAATGAACGTTCAATCCGGTTTAATGCCGAACTCGACCATTTTTATTCACACAACAAAACTGTTGAAAATATAAAACGCTACTATCCTGATGAATATCAGATGGAAGATCCTCTGAATGATCCTCTCTATCGCCTGATCCAAAAGGGGATGGCCGATGGTTCCATCCGAGAGGATATGGATCCCCGACTGACAGCCTTTTCAATTATGAATGCTCTCTCTGGGGCAACACAGAGAGTAGCAGGAAGAAAACATATTCTTTTAGAAGCGGAATATTATGACCCTTTCTCTTTCGTGACAACATTAGTGGATATAATATTGGCAGGTATCAAGGCTCCGATGTAATCGAGATTTTAACGGCTTTCCCGGCAGGTTCGATTGAAAAAAGTGTCAGCAATTGCTGTTTCCTTCTTTTTTGACAGACCGATGTCC
This genomic stretch from Oceanispirochaeta sp. M1 harbors:
- a CDS encoding TetR/AcrR family transcriptional regulator, whose translation is MKKGYVDANGYKAHKSRQRQAILAAAEELFIEKGLIETSISEIARSAGVDRSTVYRYFANMEEIAWAIECKILKRFFSIPQPDLSDMSRNGYEQIQEYAVNYLDFSRDNERSIRFNAELDHFYSHNKTVENIKRYYPDEYQMEDPLNDPLYRLIQKGMADGSIREDMDPRLTAFSIMNALSGATQRVAGRKHILLEAEYYDPFSFVTTLVDIILAGIKAPM